The segment CGGGTTTTATGGATTGGATTAATCGCAACAGGCGCTTCCGCTCTTCGCTGCTGGTAATTTTTTTCGAAACATTTACGGTTTTCGAAAAAGGTACGAGCACCAGGTAGCGCCCGGCTAATGATAACTCGCAGGATAATCGTGGCCCTTTTGTAGAGATGGGTTCCTTTACGATCTGCACCGGAATAAGCTGGCCTTTCGCCACTTGCTGGCCTATTTTGCCATGCTTGTCAATGTCCGGTTCAAGGGTAAATTTTTCCAGCTTGCCGAAAATCTTTTTGGCCCTAACCAGTTTCGTAAATTTTTGTAACGAACTGAATTGGGGCCCTAAATCAAGATAGTGGAGAAAAGCATCTTTATCATAGCCAACATCTATAAATGCGGCATTCAGGCCCTGCACTACCTTTTTTACAGTGCCCAGGTAAATATCACCTACGGTGAATTTGCTTCCCTCTTGGTCATCATGAAATTCGACAAGGGTTTTATCTCTCAGCAGGGCTATACGACATCCATTTTGAGTGCTACTGATAATTAGTTCGTTACTCAAAACGTTGATGATTTAAGGTTAAAAAAATCGGATGTGTACGGCTCCCGAACAGAAAGCAACCTCCCTCATGGAGAGATTACTTCTTCTTATGTCTGTTCTTCCTCAAGCGCTTTTTACGCTTGTGGGTTGCCATTTTGTGCTTCTTTCTTTTCTTTCCGCTTGGCATAAAATGATTTTGGTTTTTGTCCCTTTCCTTACAGAAAAGGACGGTTTAACAATTATTTTAAGTCCTTCAGATACGAGTCGGCTGTTGCTTGTACAGCGGGATCGGTATCCAATTGTTTTACTTTTTCAAACTGCTCGCGCGCGAGCTTTTTTTCACCCTTGTTAACGTAGGCAACACCCAGCAATAGCTGCGCCTGAATATGGCCCGGGTTTATGGCCGTTAATTCCTTTAGCCGCTCAATGGCCCGGTCGTACTGACCGGATTGGATCGAAAGCATGCCTAAATTGAAGAGCGCTGATTCATTTGTAGGGTCTTCATTCAGCACCTCGCGCAGCATAGTAATACCCTGCATGGGGTTTGCGGATGACAAATAAGTCATTGCCATTTTGGTTTTTACCTCCAGGTTGCCAGGATTCTTTTTCAATACCTGGGTGAAATACTGTCGGGCTTTTTCAGCCAGTTCATCCTGCTTGAGTTGATCCAACGCGAAGGTATACGCCTGGTAATAACTGTCCCCGGCTTTGATCCAACTTTCCATGGTGTTAAAGAACGTTGCAGCTTTATCGGCATACCAGGCAGCACTATCAAACTTACCGGCTTCCCAATACAGGTCTGCTAAAGAGTCGGCAAAGATAGC is part of the Cyclobacteriaceae bacterium genome and harbors:
- a CDS encoding tetratricopeptide repeat protein, whose protein sequence is MLRNRIILVVVSIALIILLFMLPKVVVKSDEQSVSTETGVNATADPHAAAPVTLQQAIARLRTGHAASGSGEKSAIFADSLADLYWEAGKFDSAAWYADKAATFFNTMESWIKAGDSYYQAYTFALDQLKQDELAEKARQYFTQVLKKNPGNLEVKTKMAMTYLSSANPMQGITMLREVLNEDPTNESALFNLGMLSIQSGQYDRAIERLKELTAINPGHIQAQLLLGVAYVNKGEKKLAREQFEKVKQLDTDPAVQATADSYLKDLK